A genomic region of Chlorobaculum parvum NCIB 8327 contains the following coding sequences:
- a CDS encoding 2,3,4,5-tetrahydropyridine-2,6-dicarboxylate N-succinyltransferase, which translates to MEQYQEIRNQIATYSSLSVDQLKADPESRAVFAKFKKLLNDGRIRAAEPDASSANGWTVNQWVKQGILVGMKLGVLIESHVDLAGLGSISFIDKDTYPLREFTVADGVRIVPGGSSVRDGAYLAPSVVMMPPAYVNVGGYVDEGSMIDSHALVGSCAQIGKKVHLSAAVQIGGVLEPIGAMPVIVEDEVMVGGNCGIYEGTIVKKRAVIGTGVILNGSTPVYDLVNGTVLRKSADGPLVIPEGAVVVAGSRQVKGEFAAEHGLSIYTPLIVKYRDERTDSATALESALR; encoded by the coding sequence ATGGAACAGTATCAAGAGATCAGGAATCAGATTGCCACATATTCTTCACTGAGCGTCGACCAGCTCAAAGCCGATCCGGAGTCGAGAGCCGTCTTTGCAAAGTTCAAGAAGCTGCTCAACGACGGGCGGATCCGCGCCGCCGAACCCGATGCATCATCGGCTAACGGATGGACGGTCAACCAGTGGGTCAAGCAGGGTATTCTGGTCGGTATGAAGCTCGGTGTGCTGATCGAGAGCCACGTTGATCTTGCTGGCCTCGGCAGCATTTCGTTCATCGATAAAGACACCTACCCGCTTCGCGAGTTTACCGTCGCAGATGGCGTCCGTATTGTGCCTGGCGGCTCTTCGGTGCGCGACGGCGCGTACCTGGCTCCGTCGGTGGTGATGATGCCGCCCGCCTACGTCAACGTCGGCGGCTACGTTGATGAAGGTTCGATGATCGACTCGCACGCGCTGGTGGGCAGCTGCGCGCAGATCGGCAAGAAGGTGCATCTCTCCGCCGCCGTGCAGATCGGCGGTGTGCTCGAACCGATCGGTGCGATGCCGGTGATCGTCGAGGACGAAGTGATGGTCGGCGGCAATTGCGGCATTTACGAAGGCACCATCGTCAAAAAGCGCGCCGTGATCGGCACCGGCGTCATCCTGAACGGCTCCACGCCGGTCTATGACCTGGTCAACGGCACCGTCCTGCGCAAGAGCGCCGACGGGCCGCTCGTCATTCCGGAAGGCGCGGTCGTGGTGGCCGGCTCCCGCCAGGTTAAGGGCGAGTTCGCCGCCGAACATGGCCTGTCGATCTACACGCCGCTCATCGTCAAATACCGCGACGAGCGTACCGACAGCGCCACCGCCCTCGAAAGCGCTCTCAGGTGA
- a CDS encoding S41 family peptidase, giving the protein MSLLRTALFRRVARWPRFVAVASVAAMSVVLTTEPVLAKTEASSNFFEVNKSIELLGDVYQEVSQNYVEPIDVSEFMYSGIDGMLGQLDPYTVLLDKEQSGELDELTSGQYAGIGVTIGTIAGDLYVTSIFEGQAAAKAGLQVGDKIVAVNGVRVGDRPIEEIRESIKGRAGTTVRLTVRKDGWGARKQYRIARGEVRVSTVSYSGLFGSVAYIRMTSFARHSRAEMVDAIRALQQQAARENRTMSGLVFDLRGNPGGLLNSAVDVAALFVEKGSRVVSTKGRAADSEQRYVTNIDPLLPSLPLVVLIDGQSASAAEIVAGAIQELDRGLIVGENSFGKGLVQSVIELPYDHSLKITTAKYYTPSGRLIQKPLVHGGASCQNPQRKVLLSPETYDSTKVYYTLNHRKVYGGGGIKPDFSVSAAEPSEYEKAQDKEGLLFTYATNFHRKHRDISLPKIAATPVLKEFREFVDDKTFVYRSAPQRQLDSLKTMIGKDGGEKDSLLSVRLQAFDEALASWTKQGIQRDSLRITTAVQREIIRHYDEKAAWRKGIELDPVAAKAFALLADPVSYQKLLKP; this is encoded by the coding sequence GTGAGCCTTTTACGCACCGCTCTCTTCAGGCGTGTCGCCCGCTGGCCGCGGTTTGTCGCCGTCGCTTCGGTTGCTGCCATGTCGGTCGTACTGACCACCGAGCCTGTACTGGCGAAGACCGAGGCCTCCTCGAACTTCTTTGAAGTCAACAAAAGCATCGAGCTGCTCGGCGATGTCTATCAAGAGGTGTCGCAGAATTATGTCGAGCCCATCGATGTCAGCGAGTTCATGTACTCGGGCATCGATGGCATGCTCGGCCAGCTCGATCCGTACACCGTTCTTCTCGACAAGGAGCAGTCCGGCGAGCTCGACGAGCTGACCAGCGGCCAGTATGCGGGCATCGGCGTTACTATCGGCACCATTGCCGGTGATCTGTACGTGACCTCGATTTTTGAAGGGCAGGCCGCCGCGAAGGCTGGATTGCAGGTGGGCGACAAGATTGTGGCCGTGAACGGTGTCCGGGTTGGTGACCGGCCGATCGAAGAAATTCGGGAATCCATCAAGGGCCGAGCCGGCACGACCGTCAGGCTCACCGTGCGCAAGGATGGATGGGGCGCCCGGAAGCAGTACCGCATTGCAAGGGGCGAAGTCCGGGTCAGCACGGTTTCCTATTCCGGGCTGTTCGGCTCGGTGGCGTACATCCGCATGACCAGCTTTGCCCGGCACTCGCGCGCTGAAATGGTTGACGCGATCCGTGCCTTGCAGCAACAGGCTGCCAGGGAGAATCGCACCATGAGCGGCCTCGTGTTCGATCTGCGCGGCAATCCGGGCGGCCTCCTGAACTCGGCGGTTGACGTTGCCGCGCTGTTCGTCGAAAAGGGCAGTCGCGTGGTCTCCACCAAAGGGCGGGCTGCCGACAGCGAACAGCGCTATGTGACCAACATCGATCCGCTGTTGCCTTCGCTGCCGCTGGTTGTACTGATCGATGGCCAGAGCGCATCGGCTGCGGAAATCGTGGCCGGGGCCATTCAGGAGCTTGACCGTGGCCTTATCGTCGGTGAAAATTCGTTCGGCAAGGGGCTGGTGCAGTCGGTCATTGAGCTGCCCTACGACCACTCGCTCAAGATCACGACGGCCAAATACTACACCCCTTCAGGGCGACTGATCCAGAAGCCGCTGGTTCATGGCGGCGCCTCTTGTCAGAACCCTCAGCGCAAGGTGCTTCTCTCTCCGGAGACGTATGATTCCACGAAAGTCTATTACACCCTCAACCATCGCAAAGTGTATGGCGGTGGCGGTATCAAGCCGGACTTTTCGGTCAGCGCTGCGGAGCCGTCGGAGTACGAAAAGGCGCAGGACAAGGAGGGACTCCTGTTCACCTATGCCACGAATTTTCACCGGAAGCATCGCGATATCTCCTTGCCGAAGATAGCTGCCACGCCGGTGCTCAAAGAGTTCAGGGAGTTTGTTGACGATAAGACGTTTGTCTATCGTTCAGCACCACAGCGGCAGCTCGACAGCCTGAAAACGATGATCGGTAAGGATGGCGGCGAAAAGGACAGTCTGCTTTCGGTCAGGCTTCAGGCATTCGACGAGGCGCTCGCCAGCTGGACAAAGCAAGGCATCCAGCGCGATTCACTTCGCATCACAACCGCCGTTCAGCGTGAAATCATTCGCCATTACGATGAGAAGGCGGCCTGGAGAAAAGGCATCGAGCTCGATCCGGTCGCTGCAAAAGCTTTTGCGCTGCTCGCTGATCCGGTGAGTTATCAGAAGCTGCTCAAGCCGTAG
- a CDS encoding DUF3593 domain-containing protein produces MLLSPLNWLIHLSSSLEWGVALIMLYRYGQFIGRKDVRRFALFMLPHWIGSWFVLLYHISGDAIMRFLEMSEVINLVGSIALLYATIKILKGDEKRAAKPAKAWMGSLFGGVMLVAGGSTPYSFMMGSSWFDAVLQVSSIVYLTFLVLLLKVRKKDPEVFSGLTVAGFWFVLVFISVTVVCMYIAMHVLGYQSLSHDDFLHGFAESLLSVSNLMIVIGIHKQRKLAEQRLRG; encoded by the coding sequence ATGCTGCTCTCTCCGCTGAACTGGCTGATTCATCTCTCCTCGTCGCTCGAATGGGGCGTGGCGCTCATCATGCTCTACCGCTACGGGCAATTCATCGGGCGGAAGGATGTACGACGCTTTGCGCTCTTCATGCTGCCGCACTGGATCGGGAGCTGGTTCGTACTCCTCTACCACATTTCGGGTGACGCCATCATGCGGTTCCTTGAAATGTCCGAAGTGATCAACCTGGTAGGCAGCATCGCGCTGCTCTACGCGACGATAAAGATTCTGAAGGGGGATGAAAAACGGGCGGCCAAACCGGCAAAAGCCTGGATGGGCTCGCTCTTCGGCGGCGTGATGCTGGTGGCTGGAGGTTCGACACCCTACTCGTTCATGATGGGCAGCTCCTGGTTCGACGCCGTTTTGCAGGTGTCGAGCATCGTCTATCTGACCTTTCTGGTGCTGCTGCTGAAGGTGCGAAAAAAAGACCCCGAGGTGTTCTCGGGGCTTACCGTGGCGGGATTCTGGTTCGTGCTGGTCTTCATTTCGGTGACGGTCGTCTGCATGTACATCGCCATGCACGTGCTCGGATATCAGTCGCTTTCACACGATGATTTTCTGCACGGCTTTGCCGAGAGCCTGTTGAGCGTCAGCAACCTGATGATCGTCATCGGTATCCACAAACAGCGCAAGCTCGCCGAACAGCGGCTCAGGGGTTGA